From the genome of Canis lupus familiaris isolate Mischka breed German Shepherd chromosome 8, alternate assembly UU_Cfam_GSD_1.0, whole genome shotgun sequence, one region includes:
- the CEBPE gene encoding CCAAT/enhancer-binding protein epsilon isoform X2, translated as MKVFSVHSDLAPHSAQNFSEVGGRRTFRERKALGPGIYSSPGSYDPRAVAVKEEPRGPEGSRGASRGGYNPLQYQVAHCGQTAMHLPPALAAPSQPLRVLKAPVAAAAPPCSPLLKAPSPAGPSHKGKKAVNKDSLEYRLRRERNNIAVRKSRDKAKRRILETQQKVLEYMAENERLRSRVEQLTQELDTLRNLFRQIPEAANLIKGVGACN; from the exons ATGAAGGTTTTCTCTGTTCATTCTGACTTGGCACCTCATTCTGCACAGAACTTTTCGGAAGTCGGAGGGAGAAGGACATTCAGAGAGAG GAAGGCGCTGGGGCCTGGCATCTACAGCAGCCCAGGGAGCTACGACCCCAGGGCTGTGGCCGTGAAGGAGGAGCCCCGGGGGCCAGAGGGCAGCCGAGGGGCCAGCCGTGGTGGCTACAATCCTCTGCAGTACCAAGTGGCACACTGTGGGCAGACGGCCAtgcacctgcccccagccctggcagcaCCCAGCCAGCCCCTGCGCGTCCTCAAG gcccctgtggCCGCCGCCGcacccccctgcagccccctcctcaAGGCACCATCCCCGGCTGGCCCCTCACACAAAGGCAAGAAGGCGGTGAACAAGGACAGCCTGGAATACCGGCTGCGGCGGGAGAGAAATAACATCGCCGTGCGCAAGAGCCGGGACAAGGCCAAGAGGCGCATCCTGGAGACACAGCAGAAGGTGCTGGAGTACATGGCGGAGAATGAGCGCCTCCGCAGTCGTGTGGAGCAGCTGACCCAGGAGCTGGACACCCTCCGAAACCTCTTCCGCCAGATCCCCGAGGCTGCCAACCTCATCAAGGGTGTGGGGGCCTGCAACTGA
- the CEBPE gene encoding CCAAT/enhancer-binding protein epsilon isoform X1 has protein sequence MKVFSVHSDLAPHSAQNFSEVGGRRTFRERCCPQRGLWNPLDSRGGGGRHPQKHRLPGISEPWLGPRPKSSPKGYIGQGPHFSKPPHPSLRGAPCPSLSHPREREGKKREEKRDIDYRGRKSKQQRREKRGHAGVGDRGEGRSRADLGQGELGRGQTEHPRGCPKSRAAGAGSRGGGPAMSHGTYYECEPRAGQQPLEFSGGRAGPGELGDMCEHEASIDLSAYIESGEEQLLSDLFAVKPAPEARGLKGPGTPAFPHYLPPDPRPFAYPPHTFGPDRKALGPGIYSSPGSYDPRAVAVKEEPRGPEGSRGASRGGYNPLQYQVAHCGQTAMHLPPALAAPSQPLRVLKAPVAAAAPPCSPLLKAPSPAGPSHKGKKAVNKDSLEYRLRRERNNIAVRKSRDKAKRRILETQQKVLEYMAENERLRSRVEQLTQELDTLRNLFRQIPEAANLIKGVGACN, from the exons ATGAAGGTTTTCTCTGTTCATTCTGACTTGGCACCTCATTCTGCACAGAACTTTTCGGAAGTCGGAGGGAGAAGGACATTCAGAGAGAGGTGTTGCCCTCAGCGAGGACTCTGGAATCCCCTGGACTcaagagggggtggagggaggcatCCCCAGAAGCATCGGCTCCCAGGCATCTCAGAGCCCTGGCTTGGACCCCGACCAAAGAGCTCTCCCAAAGGCTACATAGGCCAGGGGCCCCATTTCTCTAAGCCCCCGCATCCCTCCCTCCGGGGTGCACCCTGCCCCTCCCTGAGTcaccccagagagagagaggggaaaaaaagggaagagaaaagagacattgactacagaggaaggaaaagcaaacagcagaggagggagaagagaggccaCGCAGGAGTGGGTGACAGAGGAGAGGGCAGATCTAGGGCAGATCTAGGGCAGGGGGAGTTAGGGAGAGGGCAGACAGAGCATCCCAGAGGGTGCCCCAAGAGCAgggcggcaggggcggggagcagagggggcGGGCCGGCCATGTCCCACGGGACCTACTATGAGTGTGAGCCCCGGGCTGGCCAGCAGCCACTCGAGTTCTCAGGGGGCCGAGCggggcctggggagctgggggacaTGTGTGAGCATGAGGCCTCCATCGACCTCTCTGCCTACATTGAGTCTGGGGAGGAGCAGCTCCTCTCTGACCTCTTCGCGGTGAAGCCGGCACCTGAGGCCCGAGGCCTTAAGGGACCCGGAACCCCTGCCTTCCCCCACTACCTGCCGCCTGACCCTCGGCCCTTCGCCTACCCCCCACATACCTTCGGCCCTGACAGGAAGGCGCTGGGGCCTGGCATCTACAGCAGCCCAGGGAGCTACGACCCCAGGGCTGTGGCCGTGAAGGAGGAGCCCCGGGGGCCAGAGGGCAGCCGAGGGGCCAGCCGTGGTGGCTACAATCCTCTGCAGTACCAAGTGGCACACTGTGGGCAGACGGCCAtgcacctgcccccagccctggcagcaCCCAGCCAGCCCCTGCGCGTCCTCAAG gcccctgtggCCGCCGCCGcacccccctgcagccccctcctcaAGGCACCATCCCCGGCTGGCCCCTCACACAAAGGCAAGAAGGCGGTGAACAAGGACAGCCTGGAATACCGGCTGCGGCGGGAGAGAAATAACATCGCCGTGCGCAAGAGCCGGGACAAGGCCAAGAGGCGCATCCTGGAGACACAGCAGAAGGTGCTGGAGTACATGGCGGAGAATGAGCGCCTCCGCAGTCGTGTGGAGCAGCTGACCCAGGAGCTGGACACCCTCCGAAACCTCTTCCGCCAGATCCCCGAGGCTGCCAACCTCATCAAGGGTGTGGGGGCCTGCAACTGA